In the genome of Croceimicrobium hydrocarbonivorans, one region contains:
- a CDS encoding AAA family ATPase has product MDPAQIAQQFLNYSSRNVFLTGKAGTGKTTFLRELAEHCHKSFIVVAPTGVAALNAGGVTIHSQFLFPLGSFLPEGSATQYPNQNFFDRSALSRRHPLNAARKQVLQGIDLLVIDEVSMCRADLLDAIDQRLRQARRKNKAFGGVQLLMIGDLYQLPPIVSDHEWQVLSAYYKGMHFFHSRALEASGFVQVELQKVYRQQDDAFVSLLNKIRHDRIEEEDLAKLNERCINDVPKDAIHLVTHRHQAQKINQSRLDELAGQVYTYSAKVQGDFPERNYPTSDELKLKVGARVMFLKNDSEEGAYYNGKLAEVTELDKEAIWVQMEDEDHFKVPLDTWKNSRYKLDEDKQNLEEEVLGQYTQFPLRLAWAITIHKSQGLSFDQAVIDLGKAFAPGQAYVALTRLRSLEGLYLSSPLQRSALLISREAQEFSRMNEDLDTLASLDQARSEYQLNYLLECFDWQDWYYSYRDFFQDNYEKLKLKETGFSTRFEQLEKNLELLMKHARKFQGQIYDLMNSDQSAELEERLAKARAYFLPHLQDWLVEVLSLKGEYGQLKRTKQLLEAMDLVPQKAFQYYLRIFQLNDQLQFLKGKGDLQFEDTSLSKSRLWEEIKAKVPEPNLPKAKGAKNQKGETYKQTYRLIEAGLSPEAIAEKRSLTVSTIYRHCQKALKEGILEIDEILTKERLESLEALFDPGLDRNAYQWSQAHPQYHQDLWRLFLLSRSK; this is encoded by the coding sequence GTGGATCCCGCTCAAATAGCCCAGCAGTTTTTAAATTATAGTTCCCGTAATGTATTTCTCACCGGCAAGGCAGGTACCGGGAAAACTACCTTTTTGAGGGAATTGGCCGAACATTGCCACAAGAGTTTTATCGTAGTGGCTCCAACCGGGGTAGCGGCACTAAATGCAGGAGGGGTAACCATTCATTCTCAGTTCTTATTTCCATTAGGTTCCTTTTTACCTGAGGGCTCAGCCACGCAATATCCCAATCAGAATTTTTTTGATCGCTCTGCTCTGAGTCGCAGACATCCCTTAAATGCGGCCAGAAAACAAGTCTTACAGGGTATTGACCTGCTGGTTATTGATGAAGTAAGTATGTGCCGGGCGGATTTACTGGATGCTATTGATCAGAGATTAAGACAAGCTAGGCGTAAGAATAAAGCCTTTGGAGGGGTCCAATTATTAATGATTGGGGATTTGTACCAACTCCCACCTATTGTATCAGACCATGAATGGCAGGTACTAAGTGCCTATTATAAGGGCATGCATTTTTTCCATTCCCGAGCTTTAGAGGCATCCGGATTTGTGCAGGTGGAATTGCAAAAGGTTTACCGACAGCAGGATGATGCTTTTGTAAGCTTGCTCAATAAAATTCGGCATGATCGAATTGAAGAGGAGGACTTGGCGAAGCTCAATGAACGTTGTATAAACGATGTGCCGAAAGATGCAATCCATTTAGTCACACATCGACATCAAGCTCAAAAGATTAATCAATCTCGATTGGATGAATTAGCAGGCCAGGTTTACACCTATTCAGCCAAAGTTCAGGGAGATTTTCCCGAGCGAAATTATCCGACCTCCGATGAGTTGAAGCTAAAAGTAGGCGCCCGAGTGATGTTTCTTAAAAACGATAGTGAGGAAGGGGCATACTACAATGGTAAATTAGCGGAAGTAACAGAGTTGGATAAGGAGGCTATTTGGGTCCAAATGGAAGATGAGGATCATTTTAAAGTGCCTTTGGACACCTGGAAAAACTCGCGCTATAAGCTGGATGAGGACAAGCAAAATTTAGAGGAAGAGGTATTGGGGCAATACACCCAGTTTCCCTTGCGATTGGCCTGGGCGATTACCATTCATAAAAGTCAAGGTTTGAGTTTTGACCAAGCGGTGATCGATTTGGGTAAGGCCTTCGCCCCGGGGCAGGCCTATGTGGCCTTAACTCGCTTGCGAAGTTTGGAAGGATTGTATTTAAGTAGTCCCTTGCAACGTTCAGCCCTCTTGATTTCTCGTGAGGCTCAGGAATTTAGTCGCATGAATGAGGACTTAGATACCTTAGCTAGTCTGGATCAGGCTCGAAGTGAGTACCAATTGAATTATTTACTCGAATGCTTTGATTGGCAAGATTGGTATTATTCCTACCGTGATTTCTTTCAGGATAACTATGAGAAGCTCAAGTTGAAAGAAACGGGATTCAGTACTCGATTTGAGCAATTGGAAAAGAATCTGGAGTTACTAATGAAACATGCCCGCAAGTTTCAAGGCCAGATATATGATTTGATGAATTCAGATCAAAGTGCGGAATTAGAGGAAAGACTCGCCAAAGCCAGGGCTTATTTCCTCCCGCATCTGCAAGATTGGTTAGTAGAGGTCCTAAGTTTAAAAGGAGAATACGGTCAGCTTAAGCGAACTAAGCAATTACTCGAGGCCATGGATCTAGTTCCGCAAAAGGCCTTTCAGTACTATTTGAGAATATTTCAGTTAAATGATCAATTGCAGTTCTTAAAAGGAAAGGGTGATTTGCAATTTGAAGATACTAGCCTGAGCAAATCGCGATTATGGGAAGAAATAAAGGCTAAAGTTCCGGAACCCAATTTGCCTAAAGCTAAGGGAGCTAAGAATCAGAAAGGGGAGACCTATAAACAAACCTATCGATTAATCGAAGCAGGTTTATCACCGGAAGCAATCGCAGAAAAACGCAGTTTAACGGTTTCCACTATTTATCGGCATTGCCAAAAAGCCTTGAAAGAAGGAATTCTAGAGATAGATGAAATCTTGACTAAGGAAAGGCTGGAGAGTCTTGAAGCACTGTTTGACCCCGGTCTGGATCGCAATGCCTATCAGTGGAGCCAGGCTCATCCACAGTATCACCAAGACCTTTGGAGGCTATTTCTTCTTTCGCGTTCCAAATAG
- a CDS encoding GbsR/MarR family transcriptional regulator, which translates to MKSSEAKKEFIQAWGSLGSSWGINRTMSSIHALLMSSPKALSTEEIMEELQISRGNANMNIRALIDWGLVKKRFIPGERKEFFEAGKDIWEIARQIASERKRRELSPVLEVIGHLKETEDQSDPEFSALLKDMHEFTATLTNVMDRFQQSDRNWFFKKLIKLIS; encoded by the coding sequence ATGAAAAGCAGTGAAGCGAAAAAAGAATTTATTCAGGCATGGGGCAGCCTCGGCAGTAGCTGGGGAATTAACCGTACCATGTCTTCGATTCATGCTTTGCTTATGAGTAGTCCTAAGGCATTAAGCACCGAAGAAATTATGGAAGAGCTCCAAATTTCGAGAGGCAATGCCAATATGAATATTCGGGCTTTGATTGATTGGGGCTTAGTAAAAAAACGCTTTATCCCTGGCGAAAGAAAAGAGTTCTTTGAAGCGGGAAAAGACATCTGGGAAATTGCTCGCCAAATTGCCTCCGAACGCAAACGTCGGGAATTAAGTCCCGTTTTAGAGGTGATAGGTCACCTTAAAGAAACCGAAGATCAAAGTGATCCGGAGTTCAGCGCTCTCTTAAAAGATATGCACGAATTTACCGCTACCCTTACCAATGTTATGGATCGTTTCCAACAGAGCGATCGCAATTGGTTCTTCAAAAAACTAATCAAACTTATTAGCTAA
- a CDS encoding methylmalonyl-CoA mutase family protein: MQDIAPYTPKNKVRIVTAASLFDGHDAAINIMRRIIQATGCEVIHLGHDRSVEEVVNTAIQEDAQAIAMTSYQGGHIEYFKYMHDLLKEKGAPHIKIFGGGGGVILPEEIKELHEYGIDRIYSPDDGRALGLQGMINDMIQQCDFPTGTKLNGELNHLKSQSKPDIARLISAAENNMDLHRDVLDQVDQLAAESKSPVLGITGTGGAGKSSLVDELVRRFLMDHPEKTMAIVSVDPSKRKTGGALLGDRIRMNAIRNDRVYMRSLATRQSNLALSKHVQEAINILKAADYDLIVLETSGIGQSDTEILEHSDVSLYVMTPEYGAATQLEKIDMLDFADLIALNKFDKRGALDALRDVKKQYQRNHNLWDKDPDDMPVFGSIASQFNDPGTNALYRAIMDALVEKAGAKHLKSDFKSSGEMSEKIYIIPPNRTRYLSEISENNRGYDQKVQKEAEVAQKLYGLYQAILSFGGPNLLADEHATVDTEGTLKELVDKFQEIKKDLDPHNWDIIKAWESKVKRYKDEVYSFSVRGKEIRIETHTESLSHNMIPKVSLPRYQAWGDLLSWNLQENVPGEFPYTAGIYPFKRTGEDPTRMFAGEGGPERTNRRFHYVSQDMPAARLSTAFDSVTLYGNDPDYRPDIYGKIGNSGVSICNLSDAKKLYSGFNLSEPTTSVSMTINGPAPMLLAFFMNAAVDQQCEIYIRENGLEAQVEAKFKELYDDQGISRPFYEGLPKNSPKDRIEENVLSGVAVKGHLPKGNNGLGLMLLGLTGDQVLDPEVYAGIRAKTLSVVRGTVQADILKEDQAQNTCIFSTEFALRLMGDVQESFINNKVRNFYSVSISGYHIAEAGANPITQLAFTLANGFTYVEYYLSRGMDINDFGPNLSFFFSNGIDPEYAVIGRAARRIWSKALKHKYGANSRAQMLKYHIQTSGRSLHAQEIQFNDIRTTLQALYAIYDNCNSLHTNAYDEAITTPTEESVRRAMAIQLIINKELGLAKNENPIQGSFIIEDLTDLVEEAVLSEFDRITERGGVLGAMETMYQRGKIQEESLYYETLKHNGEMPIIGVNTFLSSEGSPTTTPGEVIRATKEEKEQQIQNLNELHERNADQAKIWLSKLQQAAINNENMFEVLMEATKFCSLGQITTALFEVGGQYRRNM, from the coding sequence ATGCAAGACATTGCTCCATATACTCCTAAAAACAAAGTTCGCATTGTAACTGCGGCCTCATTATTTGATGGTCATGATGCAGCTATCAATATTATGCGACGGATTATTCAAGCTACCGGCTGTGAAGTAATCCATTTAGGCCACGATCGCTCGGTTGAAGAAGTGGTGAATACCGCTATTCAAGAAGATGCACAGGCTATTGCCATGACTTCCTATCAAGGTGGACATATCGAATATTTCAAGTACATGCACGATCTCCTGAAGGAGAAAGGTGCGCCACATATCAAGATATTTGGTGGTGGCGGTGGAGTAATTCTACCCGAAGAAATCAAAGAATTGCACGAATACGGAATTGACCGTATCTATTCTCCGGATGATGGCCGTGCCTTAGGATTGCAAGGCATGATCAATGATATGATCCAACAATGCGATTTCCCCACCGGAACAAAGCTTAATGGTGAATTAAATCATCTTAAGAGTCAATCGAAACCGGATATTGCCCGCCTTATTTCCGCTGCAGAAAACAATATGGATCTACATCGTGATGTATTGGATCAAGTAGATCAATTAGCAGCAGAATCGAAAAGCCCCGTATTGGGAATTACTGGAACCGGTGGTGCAGGTAAGAGTTCTCTGGTGGATGAATTGGTACGTCGCTTCTTGATGGACCATCCAGAAAAAACCATGGCCATTGTATCGGTAGACCCTTCCAAGCGGAAAACCGGAGGTGCTTTATTGGGCGACCGTATTCGTATGAATGCCATTCGTAATGACCGCGTTTATATGCGCTCCCTAGCTACTCGTCAAAGTAATTTGGCATTGAGTAAACATGTGCAGGAGGCTATTAATATTTTAAAAGCGGCTGACTACGATTTAATCGTATTGGAAACTTCAGGTATCGGACAAAGTGATACTGAGATTTTGGAACACAGCGATGTTTCATTGTATGTGATGACTCCTGAATATGGAGCCGCTACCCAATTGGAGAAAATCGATATGCTCGATTTTGCCGATCTGATTGCTCTAAACAAATTTGATAAGCGAGGAGCACTGGATGCTTTGCGCGATGTGAAGAAGCAGTACCAGCGCAACCATAACCTTTGGGATAAAGACCCAGATGATATGCCGGTATTTGGTAGCATAGCTAGCCAGTTTAACGATCCGGGAACCAATGCTCTCTATCGTGCTATAATGGATGCATTGGTAGAAAAAGCGGGCGCTAAGCACTTAAAAAGCGACTTCAAGAGCAGTGGTGAAATGAGTGAGAAGATTTACATCATCCCACCCAATCGCACGCGCTACCTATCCGAAATTTCAGAAAACAACCGCGGCTACGATCAAAAGGTGCAGAAAGAAGCGGAAGTGGCCCAGAAGCTTTATGGATTATATCAGGCAATACTCAGCTTTGGCGGTCCTAATTTACTGGCAGATGAACACGCTACAGTAGATACAGAGGGTACCTTAAAGGAGTTAGTGGATAAATTCCAGGAGATCAAGAAGGATTTGGATCCCCATAATTGGGATATCATTAAGGCTTGGGAATCCAAAGTGAAGCGCTATAAAGATGAGGTGTACTCCTTTAGCGTTCGTGGAAAGGAAATCCGCATTGAAACTCATACAGAATCTCTCTCTCATAATATGATTCCAAAGGTTTCACTGCCACGCTATCAGGCTTGGGGCGATCTATTAAGCTGGAATCTTCAGGAAAATGTTCCCGGAGAATTCCCTTATACCGCGGGCATCTATCCTTTTAAAAGAACCGGAGAAGATCCTACCCGAATGTTTGCTGGAGAAGGAGGTCCTGAGCGTACTAACCGTCGATTCCACTATGTGAGTCAGGATATGCCGGCCGCTCGATTAAGTACCGCCTTCGACTCGGTTACTTTATATGGTAATGATCCGGATTACCGTCCGGATATTTACGGGAAGATTGGTAACTCAGGGGTAAGTATCTGTAATTTATCGGATGCTAAAAAACTGTATTCCGGCTTTAATTTAAGTGAGCCTACTACTTCCGTAAGTATGACCATTAATGGTCCGGCGCCCATGCTTTTGGCTTTCTTTATGAATGCTGCCGTTGACCAGCAATGTGAAATTTACATTCGCGAAAATGGCTTGGAAGCTCAGGTAGAGGCCAAGTTTAAGGAACTTTACGATGATCAGGGTATAAGCCGACCATTTTACGAAGGACTTCCTAAAAACAGTCCCAAGGATCGTATTGAAGAAAATGTACTTTCTGGAGTAGCGGTAAAAGGTCATCTGCCAAAAGGCAATAATGGTCTGGGATTAATGCTTCTAGGCCTTACGGGCGATCAGGTATTAGATCCTGAGGTGTATGCTGGCATTCGAGCCAAGACCTTATCCGTGGTTAGAGGTACGGTGCAAGCGGATATCTTAAAAGAAGATCAAGCTCAGAACACCTGTATATTCTCCACCGAATTTGCCTTAAGGCTGATGGGTGATGTGCAAGAAAGCTTCATCAATAATAAGGTTCGGAATTTCTATTCGGTATCCATCTCTGGCTACCACATTGCTGAGGCCGGTGCCAATCCGATTACCCAATTGGCCTTCACCTTGGCCAATGGCTTTACCTATGTAGAGTACTATTTAAGTCGGGGTATGGACATTAACGATTTCGGCCCAAACTTGAGTTTCTTCTTCAGTAATGGAATTGATCCTGAATATGCCGTAATCGGGCGTGCAGCTCGTCGGATATGGTCTAAGGCCTTAAAGCATAAGTACGGGGCAAATTCTCGTGCTCAAATGTTGAAGTATCACATTCAAACCTCAGGTAGATCGCTCCATGCACAGGAAATTCAGTTTAATGATATCCGTACCACCTTACAGGCCCTGTACGCGATTTATGATAACTGTAATTCACTGCATACCAATGCTTATGATGAGGCCATTACTACTCCTACCGAGGAAAGTGTTCGTCGGGCCATGGCCATTCAGTTGATTATCAACAAGGAATTGGGATTAGCGAAAAATGAAAATCCGATTCAAGGAAGCTTCATTATTGAAGATTTAACTGATTTGGTTGAAGAAGCGGTATTGAGCGAATTTGATCGTATTACCGAAAGGGGAGGCGTATTAGGCGCCATGGAAACCATGTATCAGCGCGGTAAAATCCAGGAAGAAAGCTTGTACTACGAAACCTTGAAGCATAATGGCGAAATGCCCATTATCGGGGTGAATACTTTCTTGAGTTCAGAAGGATCTCCAACCACTACTCCAGGAGAGGTAATTCGTGCCACCAAGGAAGAGAAGGAGCAGCAGATTCAAAACCTGAATGAATTGCATGAGCGCAATGCAGATCAGGCAAAAATCTGGTTATCGAAATTGCAACAAGCGGCTATCAATAATGAGAATATGTTCGAGGTATTGATGGAAGCTACTAAGTTCTGTAGTCTGGGACAGATTACTACTGCCTTATTTGAGGTAGGTGGACAGTACCGCAGAAATATGTAA
- a CDS encoding YjjG family noncanonical pyrimidine nucleotidase, translated as MKSKYQHLFFDLDHTLWDFETNSQEALLDLYQRYDLEHQLNAPVQDFLKAYYQINDALWKLYREGKVSKAELRHQRFQKAFHSFGPLDELVIAKFEEEYMSLAPQKTALMPGTLEMLSELKEHFTMHIITNGFEETQKVKLQGSGLAPFFEVLMCSDTLGVNKPESKIFVSALKEAGANRKNSLMIGDNLQVDILGARNTGIDQVYYNPQGESHNEKPTLEIRHWSELPAYLLQA; from the coding sequence ATGAAAAGCAAATACCAACATCTCTTTTTTGATTTAGATCACACCCTTTGGGACTTCGAAACCAATTCGCAAGAAGCATTGCTGGATTTATACCAACGCTATGATTTGGAGCATCAGCTTAATGCGCCGGTACAGGATTTCTTAAAGGCCTATTATCAAATTAATGATGCCCTTTGGAAATTGTATCGCGAAGGAAAAGTGAGCAAAGCGGAATTACGCCATCAACGTTTCCAAAAGGCCTTTCACAGTTTTGGACCCTTAGACGAGCTGGTCATCGCTAAATTTGAAGAGGAGTATATGAGCCTGGCTCCCCAAAAAACGGCCTTAATGCCAGGTACCTTAGAGATGTTAAGCGAATTGAAAGAGCATTTTACTATGCATATCATTACCAATGGCTTTGAAGAAACCCAAAAAGTGAAATTGCAGGGTAGTGGCTTGGCGCCATTTTTTGAAGTTTTAATGTGCAGCGATACCTTGGGGGTTAATAAGCCCGAGTCCAAGATTTTTGTAAGTGCATTAAAAGAGGCCGGTGCCAATCGAAAGAATTCCCTGATGATAGGTGATAATCTCCAAGTGGATATATTAGGCGCCCGCAATACGGGAATAGACCAGGTTTATTATAATCCCCAAGGGGAAAGCCATAATGAGAAACCTACTTTGGAGATTCGTCATTGGTCAGAGCTTCCTGCCTATTTGCTTCAGGCTTAA
- a CDS encoding GNAT family N-acetyltransferase, which translates to MIQLRSQSYLDLKKYDSCVQRDASSLPYAHSWYLNSVCEQWECLVLDDYDAVWPLPYRRKWGQKYYYRPYGIQQLGIYSKKELSDEVIASFLAELSRQVRFADIYLNEGQKLEINSKTSWQFQAQPNLLLEMGRSYEKIYQGFNTNLRRKLKKSSKENFELFENDGPDVLLKLFRENQGEELKLPEAFYRDFKKLLFQLMHKGLAQIYTLYGGPNQLVAGAFFLQYRERSIFLFSATSDYGKNSNAMAHLINEYIIFHSEKFKILDFEGSKQAGLARFYASFGAQEVQYPRLYLNRLPWPLSSFRR; encoded by the coding sequence ATGATTCAGTTGCGCTCGCAATCTTATCTCGACTTAAAAAAGTACGATAGCTGTGTACAAAGAGATGCCTCCAGTTTGCCCTATGCACATTCCTGGTATCTCAATTCAGTATGTGAGCAGTGGGAATGCTTGGTTCTCGACGATTACGATGCCGTTTGGCCCTTGCCCTATCGCCGTAAATGGGGGCAGAAATATTATTACCGTCCCTATGGCATCCAACAATTAGGAATTTACAGCAAGAAGGAATTAAGTGATGAGGTAATCGCTTCCTTTTTAGCCGAATTATCACGACAAGTTCGCTTTGCGGATATCTACCTCAATGAAGGCCAGAAATTGGAGATCAACTCCAAAACCAGTTGGCAATTTCAAGCCCAGCCCAATTTGCTCTTGGAAATGGGGCGCTCCTACGAAAAGATCTACCAGGGCTTTAACACCAATCTTCGGCGTAAGCTCAAGAAAAGCTCCAAGGAGAATTTTGAGTTATTTGAAAACGATGGACCGGATGTTTTACTCAAGCTCTTTCGCGAAAATCAAGGTGAGGAATTAAAACTGCCGGAAGCCTTTTATCGTGATTTTAAAAAATTGCTCTTTCAATTAATGCATAAGGGCCTTGCTCAGATTTATACCCTTTATGGTGGTCCTAATCAATTAGTGGCAGGGGCTTTTTTCTTGCAGTATCGCGAGCGAAGCATTTTCCTTTTTTCCGCTACTTCAGACTATGGGAAAAACTCCAATGCCATGGCGCATTTAATTAATGAGTATATAATCTTCCATTCCGAGAAATTTAAGATCCTGGATTTTGAAGGATCGAAGCAAGCAGGATTGGCGCGTTTTTATGCCTCTTTTGGTGCGCAGGAAGTTCAATATCCTCGTTTGTATTTAAACCGTTTACCCTGGCCTTTGTCCAGCTTTCGCCGATGA
- a CDS encoding polysaccharide deacetylase family protein, which yields MSPRIRYVARLVFQNLLGLELRFTHDKEEYLLSTLPKINYSRDFLQSGIYLQCAHLLFETDISEQELKPGQYKGVPTLFQSSQQSHLPFDPLAASFYLVSRYEEYMPFIPDEHLRFPAQESILYKIDALSIPLVNAWAEIIADLLKEQNPSIEFKKPQYQFYNSVDIDNAAAFLGKGIFRALGGYLQDIISLNFRRVLARSRCIFIGEKDPFDTFDFVLSLQEKYKFQTIYFALFGRMGQYDRSLTRYSTRLQRYLKGIADFCEMGIHPSYRSNDNYDWLEEEITALQRVLKKDITKSRQHFLKLKFPSTYRNLLQLELTDDYSMGYASEHGFRAGICTPFRFYDLEQEIETPLLIHPFPFMDGTFIYYLKQKPADAWPIIEYYIETYRKYGGELIPIWHNRIYSEKEAEWEGWNEIFEKMVKAAV from the coding sequence ATGAGCCCGCGTATACGCTATGTAGCGCGACTTGTATTCCAGAATTTGCTGGGCCTCGAATTGCGTTTTACTCATGATAAAGAGGAATATCTTCTATCCACTTTACCGAAAATCAACTACTCAAGAGATTTCTTGCAGAGTGGAATTTATTTGCAGTGCGCTCATCTTTTGTTTGAAACCGATATTTCCGAACAAGAGCTTAAACCAGGGCAATACAAGGGAGTGCCAACTCTGTTTCAAAGCTCTCAGCAATCTCATTTACCTTTCGATCCTTTAGCTGCCTCCTTTTATTTGGTGAGTCGCTATGAGGAGTATATGCCTTTTATACCGGATGAGCATTTGCGTTTTCCAGCCCAAGAGTCTATTCTCTATAAAATAGATGCCTTATCCATTCCTCTGGTTAATGCCTGGGCCGAAATAATTGCCGATCTTCTCAAAGAGCAAAACCCCAGTATTGAGTTTAAGAAACCCCAGTATCAGTTTTACAATTCGGTAGATATTGATAATGCAGCGGCCTTTTTAGGGAAAGGTATCTTTAGAGCTTTGGGAGGCTATCTTCAGGATATTATATCTCTAAATTTCAGAAGAGTACTGGCCCGCAGTCGTTGTATTTTTATAGGGGAGAAGGATCCATTTGATACCTTCGATTTTGTACTCTCTTTACAGGAGAAGTATAAATTCCAAACTATATACTTTGCCTTATTTGGGCGAATGGGCCAATACGACCGTAGTCTCACTCGCTATAGTACCCGCTTGCAACGCTATTTGAAGGGAATAGCAGATTTCTGCGAAATGGGCATTCATCCTTCTTACCGTTCTAATGATAATTACGATTGGCTGGAAGAAGAAATAACAGCCTTGCAAAGAGTACTGAAAAAGGACATTACCAAGAGTCGCCAGCATTTCCTAAAACTCAAATTCCCTAGTACCTATCGGAATCTTTTACAATTGGAATTAACGGATGATTATTCCATGGGCTATGCCTCGGAGCACGGCTTTAGAGCTGGAATTTGTACCCCCTTTCGTTTTTACGATTTGGAGCAGGAGATTGAAACCCCACTGCTTATTCATCCCTTTCCTTTTATGGATGGCACCTTTATTTATTATCTCAAGCAAAAGCCAGCCGATGCCTGGCCCATTATTGAATACTATATCGAAACCTATCGTAAATATGGTGGTGAGCTAATTCCTATTTGGCATAATCGTATTTATAGTGAGAAAGAAGCGGAATGGGAAGGCTGGAATGAGATTTTCGAAAAAATGGTGAAAGCGGCAGTATGA
- the radC gene encoding RadC family protein, with translation MGSSVYGRAIKDWSEDDQPRAKMINKGPSALSDAELLSILMGSGKTGQSALDISRHILESVSHNLLEFSRLSIDDLEGFEGVGPAKAVRLQAALELGRRRELAGALQRKMVSSSSDAYSVLKSKLSDLRHEEFWVLFLNNRNQVLAQQRISKGGLSGTTADPREVFQIALRLQSTGIILAHNHPSGALRPSASDDRLTQQMKAAGELLVIKVLDHLIITESGYFSYSDEGEL, from the coding sequence ATGGGCAGCTCCGTTTATGGTCGTGCAATTAAAGATTGGTCGGAAGATGATCAGCCCAGAGCTAAAATGATTAACAAGGGCCCATCTGCATTAAGCGATGCTGAGCTACTCAGTATATTAATGGGTAGTGGAAAAACCGGGCAATCGGCCCTAGATATTTCACGCCATATATTAGAATCGGTGAGCCATAATCTTTTGGAGTTTTCACGCTTGAGCATAGATGATCTTGAAGGCTTCGAAGGAGTGGGACCGGCCAAAGCAGTGCGATTGCAAGCAGCGCTCGAATTAGGCAGGCGCCGCGAATTGGCAGGCGCCCTGCAAAGAAAAATGGTATCCTCAAGCTCAGATGCTTATTCTGTACTTAAATCGAAATTGTCGGATTTAAGGCATGAAGAATTTTGGGTCCTTTTTCTCAATAATCGCAATCAGGTCTTAGCTCAACAGCGTATTAGTAAAGGAGGCTTAAGTGGCACCACCGCTGATCCTCGTGAGGTGTTTCAGATTGCCTTGAGATTGCAGAGCACTGGGATTATTCTGGCTCATAATCATCCTAGCGGAGCACTCCGTCCCAGTGCTTCAGATGATCGCTTAACTCAACAAATGAAAGCCGCCGGCGAATTATTGGTTATTAAGGTTTTAGATCACTTGATCATAACCGAATCAGGATATTTCAGTTATAGTGATGAGGGGGAGCTTTAA
- a CDS encoding YceI family protein yields the protein MKIAKQIFALSVAASMVACNNAPEANVQAEDAKQVDETKSAEAVTYAALTDADEISWRGYKTYSNSEHTGVIQVTEGEFKVKEGQLVGGEFTIDMNSIQNSDVESDEYRAKLEGHLKSPDFFAVDSFPTATFVITEVSPADAGAESGATHNVTGNLTLRGITKSITFGAKVSVDDNNVSLSATKVIIDRSQWNVRFRSTSFAQFADIAKEEAIDNSIELNLNIQGAKS from the coding sequence ATGAAAATCGCTAAACAAATCTTTGCATTGAGCGTAGCAGCTAGCATGGTGGCTTGTAATAATGCACCTGAGGCCAATGTTCAAGCTGAAGACGCAAAACAAGTAGATGAAACAAAATCTGCTGAAGCTGTTACTTATGCTGCATTAACCGACGCTGATGAAATTAGCTGGAGAGGTTACAAAACTTATTCTAACAGTGAGCACACTGGTGTAATCCAAGTGACTGAAGGTGAGTTTAAAGTAAAAGAAGGTCAATTAGTAGGTGGTGAGTTCACTATCGACATGAATTCTATCCAGAATTCTGACGTTGAAAGTGATGAGTACCGTGCTAAATTGGAAGGACACTTAAAGAGCCCTGACTTTTTTGCGGTTGACTCTTTCCCTACTGCTACTTTCGTTATTACCGAAGTAAGTCCTGCTGATGCTGGTGCCGAATCTGGAGCTACTCACAATGTAACCGGTAACCTTACCTTACGTGGTATTACCAAGAGCATTACCTTCGGAGCTAAAGTAAGTGTTGATGATAATAATGTTAGCCTATCCGCAACTAAAGTAATCATCGATCGTAGCCAGTGGAACGTTCGTTTCCGTTCTACTTCTTTTGCACAATTTGCAGATATCGCTAAAGAAGAAGCTATCGACAACAGCATTGAATTGAACCTGAATATTCAGGGAGCAAAGAGCTAA